Sequence from the Fusarium oxysporum Fo47 chromosome VI, complete sequence genome:
TCAACCTGAGCAAGCTCCTGAACGACCGATTCTCTTATCTTGGCAGAAACcatgacttggaggaagcTATCGAAATCGCCAGAGAAGCTATCGAACTTTCCCCGGATGATCATCCAGATCGGGCTGGGTGGCTGGACACTCAAGGAGCCCTCTTGGGAACGCGGTATTCGAGCGGAGGAAGGCTCCAAGTCttggaagaagccatcaGAGTTAGTCGGGAAGCGATCAAGACAACATCATATGGCCATCCTGAACATGCCACAAGATTGAACAACCTTTGCGTTCTGCTTGGCGACCGATACGCTGCTCTTGGAGACGCGACGGATTTAGAAGAGGCGGTCCAGGTAATCCGAATGGCCATCCTAATCACTTCCGATGGCAGTCCAGACTTGGCGGTCCTTTTGAACTCTCTCAGTGTTCGACTCGGTGATAGGTATTCAGCTCGGGGAAGCGTAGCCGATTTGGAAGAGTCTGTCATAGTCGCCAAGCGAGCAATAAAGACGACCCCTGTTAGCCACCCCAACAGAGCCAAGTTCTTGAAAAACCTCAGTCTTCAATTGGGAAGGCGGTTTGCAACCATTGGAGACATGACGGACTTAGATGAGTCCATTCAAGTCGCCAGAGAGGCCGTTGAACTCACACCTGAAGACCGTCCGGAACGGCCAATATTACTGCATAATCTTGCTTTGCAGCTCAGTACACAATTCTCCCGTACAGGCGCCACCGGAATCTTGGAGGAAGCCATAAACCTTGCTAGGAAAGTTGTCGATATAACTTCCGACAGCCACCCCGATCGCGCAGCACATTTGAATACCCTTGCAGTGATCGTTTGCACTCGATACCAGCAGTTTGGAGCGATAGCAGATCTTCATGAAGCTATCAATGCTTCGAGAGATTCTGTGAACGCGACATCTGACGGTAATGCCAATCGGTCCTTACGGCTGAACAACTTCAGTGCTCATCTTTATTATCGTTTTAGTCGATCGTCCGACTTGGCGACGGGATTAACTGACCTTGATAAGGCCATTGATACTGCAAGAGAAGCCATAAAAGCATGCCTCGATGGCCATTCTGAGCGACCCAACCTGCTAAGCAATCTTGCTGTCCAACTTACAAGCCGTTTCTTGAAGACAGGGGACATGAAAGATCTAAAAGAATCCATTGACTTGGGTGGGGAAGCTGTCAAGATGGCCGACATGGGTCACTCTGAGCGAGCGGCATGGTTGTTTAACCTCAGCCGTTCTCTAGACCATTGGTATATGAGCACGCATAAAATAGAAGACTTGGAGAAGGCCACAACGGCTGCCAGAGAAGCGGTAGAGGCCACCTCCGTTGACTATCCCGGCAGAGCAGGGTTATTGAATAACCTAGGACACCAGCTGGACTCTCAATTCATACGCACAGGTTTGAAAGAGGACAAGATAGAGTCTCAGCGCTGTTATGAAGAGGCCTTGATGTCAACAGTGTCTCTTCCTACCTATAGAATCTTTGCAGGTCGCTACCTCCTCTCGACTCCAGAAATCCTTCAGTACGGTCAAAGAGCGTATCAGATCGCAAAAACTACTATTAACTTGATTCCGTTGTCAGCACCGAACTCATTAGCCTCGGTTGACAAGAAGGTTATTCTTTCTCAAACTGCTGGTCTTGCCTCTGATGCTGCTGCAGTGGCCTTGCACACAGGTCAAGGAGCCTCAGCTGCAATTCAACTTCTCGAGTCAGGGCGCGGTCTGCTAGCTGGCGCACTTCGTGACCTTCGCACCGATCTATCCTCCATTCAGGACGAACGTCCTGATCTAGTTCAGTCGTTTCACGATCTTCGTCGTATACTTGACTCCCCAACGCAGACGAATGTCATGATGACTGCCGATGCCGCCTCTGGTTCTTTCGGAGTTGACCGAAGGCACTGGGCAAATAGTGAGATGGTCACTCTCTTGAGCGAGATTCGGACCATCCCCGGTCATGAGCGGTTCCTGCTACCGGCTACCGACACCGAGATGCGTTTGGCGGCTGAGCAAGGCCCTATTGTCATGGTTAATGTGAGCTCTCACAGATGCGATGcccttcttgttgagttAAGTGGTACCCGAGCTTTATCCCTCACAGCCCTGTCCGAGGACGAAATTTCTAGACGAGCGCAGAGTCTCCAATCTCTTGAAACATTAGAGTGGCTCTGGGACGTTGTGGTCGAACCGGTTCTCAAAGCTCTTGGTCTCAATCGGCCCTCACCAGAAGATCCCTTGCCCCGCATATGGTGGATTCCTACAGGGGCGCTGAGCAAATTTCCTTTCCACGCAGCTGGTTATCACCTTGAATCTAGCGGCAGGACGACACTCGATAAGGTGATGTCGTCCTACAGTTCATCCATCAAAGCTATCATCGACACCCGCCAGGAACACAACAAGACTATAGATGTCGATTCTGATAGCGATGTCGTACTTTTGGCGATGAATGAGACCAAAGGGCAAAGCCGTTTGAAATTTGCAGATGCCGAAGTTCGGGCTGTGAAGTCAATGTTCGATTTGGCGGGACTACCAGTTAAACATCCGCAGCCACGGAAGGCTGAGACTTTGGCGGCCCTCCAGAAATGCCGTGTGTTTCATTTTGCAGGTCACGGCAGCACGAAATCAGACCCCTTGAAGAGTTTAATCTACCTTGaagactggcaagatcaACCGCTGACGGTAGAGAGTCTGCTTGAGACCAATCTCCGCTCCGGCGCACCCTTACTCGCCTACCTCTCCGCCTGCAAGACGGGCGAAAGCTTGGATGAGAAGCTAGCTGACGAGAGTCTTCATCTCACAAGCGCATTCCAGCTGACCGGCTTCCGACATGTCATTGGAACGTTGTGGGAGGTGGACGATACTTTGTGCGTTGACATGGCGCAGATGACATACAAGGTTCTGGGGGAGAGTGGATTTCATGATGGATCCGTCAGCCAAGCACTCCATCGAGCTACTTGTATACTCAGGGATAAATGGCTGGCTGAAGAAAGGACGAGAGTTAGGAGCAGAAGTGAACGGGATATTATCTCGTGTGACGACGAGACACATAAAACTCCGCTCTGGGTGCCGTATATACACTATGGAGTCTAAGTAGAGCTTTATGGCGCAGGATAGAATCTTGGGTATACTTTTTCTTGCATCTGAACTCCTAAGACTTGACCCGTGCAGTCAATCGTCGACGTTGCAATTTTTAATGCTTATATTCTTGTTCCTGGTAGAGTGTACCGCGCTTCATTGGTATCGCTATGCAGAAATTCCTTTTCCAACTGCAGCTGGAGGTCTGCCAGCTTTTATTTGTAGTCTGAAACGAGAGTCTAATAGAGACTTTCGCATCTCAAATCACTGTTCGTATGTAAACCATAAACATAATTGGAAAC
This genomic interval carries:
- a CDS encoding CHAT domain-containing protein — its product is MQEFCSRIAEAQARLKALADDHADRASQLYDLATLLNDRYSVTSVTDDQNNAIDMVRQAIQAPSHQHPARPEWLSFLGTLLSERYTRTEGMKTLEEAIVVSKQAVHETPDHDPKHSERLYNLALLLNDRFAVTEELADLDEAIANTRQSMDSPSKNHPDRMEWLSNLGAFLYHRFLLTESRPDLDEAIDFAQEVVDMLPNSDPDRSTLLQNLALRLDRRFSVTADKTDLGFAIQNIQEAIYLTLSDDPDLVEYSYQLANLLGKRFSNTREMPDLDVAITSTKKALEITTSSNPIMAEILETLASLLATRYSILGEKNDIDEAIKFAKRALQEASTHDSDGEFDIASMLNALGIYLGDRFLQQGILPDLDEAIAAAKEASEMASCNHPDHLQYLDTLSVHLGNRFSHVGTFEDLEDAIKASRQVVDGTPEDHADRSTRLINLSKLLNDRFSYLGRNHDLEEAIEIAREAIELSPDDHPDRAGWLDTQGALLGTRYSSGGRLQVLEEAIRVSREAIKTTSYGHPEHATRLNNLCVLLGDRYAALGDATDLEEAVQVIRMAILITSDGSPDLAVLLNSLSVRLGDRYSARGSVADLEESVIVAKRAIKTTPVSHPNRAKFLKNLSLQLGRRFATIGDMTDLDESIQVAREAVELTPEDRPERPILLHNLALQLSTQFSRTGATGILEEAINLARKVVDITSDSHPDRAAHLNTLAVIVCTRYQQFGAIADLHEAINASRDSVNATSDGNANRSLRLNNFSAHLYYRFSRSSDLATGLTDLDKAIDTAREAIKACLDGHSERPNLLSNLAVQLTSRFLKTGDMKDLKESIDLEDLEKATTAAREAVEATSVDYPGRAGLLNNLGHQLDSQFIRTGLKEDKIESQRCYEEALMSTVSLPTYRIFAGRYLLSTPEILQYGQRAYQIAKTTINLIPLSAPNSLASVDKKVILSQTAGLASDAAAVALHTGQGASAAIQLLESGRGLLAGALRDLRTDLSSIQDERPDLVQSFHDLRRILDSPTQTNVMMTADAASGSFGVDRRHWANSEMVTLLSEIRTIPGHERFLLPATDTEMRLAAEQGPIVMVNVSSHRCDALLVELSGTRALSLTALSEDEISRRAQSLQSLETLEWLWDVVVEPVLKALGLNRPSPEDPLPRIWWIPTGALSKFPFHAAGYHLESSGRTTLDKVMSSYSSSIKAIIDTRQEHNKTIDVDSDSDVVLLAMNETKGQSRLKFADAEVRAVKSMFDLAGLPVKHPQPRKAETLAALQKCRVFHFAGHGSTKSDPLKSLIYLEDWQDQPLTVESLLETNLRSGAPLLAYLSACKTGESLDEKLADESLHLTSAFQLTGFRHVIGTLWEVDDTLCVDMAQMTYKVLGESGFHDGSVSQALHRATCILRDKWLAEERTRVRSRSERDIISCDDETHKTPLWVPYIHYGV